Proteins from a single region of Scleropages formosus chromosome 24, fSclFor1.1, whole genome shotgun sequence:
- the dnajc3a gene encoding dnaJ homolog subfamily C: protein MVSMDIAARKVLSYVPFILVLIDLRYEGVQCGKNSDVESHLEMGKKLLAAGQLADALSHFHAAVDGDPNDYMAYFRRATVFLAMGKSKSALPDLNKVLELKPDFTSARLQRGNLLLKQGKLSDAEEDFKKVLKSSPSEKEEKEAKSQLVKSEEIQQLVSQAHSVFSQKDYTSAITYLDSIIETCMWNVVFRELRAECFIQMDEMGKAISDLKVASRLRNDNTEAFYKLSSIYYQLGDHEMSLNEVRECLKLDPDHKQCFSHYKQVKKLNKQILAAEDLIQQQRYADAVIKYESVMKTEPNVHHYTHQAKERICHCLSLNQQAAEAILTCSEVLASDPQNVNALKDRAEAFLQDEQYEEAVRDYETASKYSEGDRQIKEGLEKAQRLMKQSKKRDYYKILGVKRTAQKKEIIKAYRKLAQQWHPDNFQDADEKKRAEKKFIDIAQAKEVLTDPEMRSKFDQGEDPLDPESQQGGSTHFHAWDGFQGFNPFGSGPFTFKFNFN, encoded by the exons ATGGTTTCGATGGATATTGCTGCACGTAAAGTGCTAAGTTATGTTCCGTTTATTCTTGTTTTGATTGACCTGCGGTACGAGG gtgTACAGTGTGGGAAGAACAGTGATGTTGAGAGTCACCTGGAGATGGGCAAGAAGCTGCTAGCTGCAGGACAGCTGGCAGATGCTCTATCTCACTTCCATGCAGCTGTTG ATGGAGATCCAAATGACTACATGGCCTATTTcagaagagctactgtcttCTTGGCTATGGGAAAGTCCAAATCAGCTCTACCTGATCTGAACAAAGTCCTTGAGCTCAAACCAGATTTTACATCT GCCAGGCTTCAGAGAGGCAATCTTCTCCTTAAGCAGGGGAAGCTAAGTGATGCTGAGGAGGATTTCAAGAAAGtg ctcaAATCCAGTCCCAGTgaaaaagaggagaaggaaGCCAAAAGTCAACTGGTTAAATcggaagagattcagcagctggTGTCTCAGGCTCACAGTGTTTTTTCCCAGAAGGATTATACTTCAGCCATCACCTACCTTGACTCAATCATTGAG ACCTGCATGTGGAATGTGGTCTTCAGGGAGCTGCGAGCAGAATGTTTCATCCAAATGGATGAGATGGGGAAAGCAATCAGTGACCTCAAAGTAGCATCCAGACTGAGGAATGACAACACTGAAGCCTTTTACAAGCTCAGCAGTATTTATTATCAGCTGGGGGACCATGAAATGTCTCTCAA TGAGGTACGTGAGTGTCTGAAGCTGGACCCTGATCATAAGCAATGCTTCAGCCACTACAAACAAGTGAAGAAGCTGAACAAGCAGATCCTAGCTGCTGAAGATCTCATCCAACAGCAGAG GTATGCTGATGCAGTGATTAAATATGAGTCTGTGATGAAAACGGAACCAAATGTGCATCACTACACTCATCAGGCCAAAGAACGCATCTGCCACTGTCTGTCTCTG AACCAGCAAGCTGCAGAAGCCATCCTCACCTGTAGTGAGGTCCTCGCATCTGATCCTCAGAATGTGAATGCTTTGAAGGACAGAGCAGAAGCCTTCCTTCAAGATGAGCAATATGAGGAAG CTGTCCGGGACTATGAGACTGCAAGCAAATACAGCGAGGGTGACCGGCAGATCAAGGAGGGGCTGGAGAAAGCACAGCGGCTTATGAAGCAGTCTAAGAAGAGAGACTACTACAAGATCTTGGGTGTCAAGAG AACTGCTCAGAAGAAGGAGATCATTAAAGCTTACAGGAAGCTAGCTCAGCAGTGGCATCCAGATAACTTCCAGGATGCTGATGAGAAGAAGAGGGCAGAAAAGAAGTTTATTGACATTGCCCAGGCTAAGGAGGTGCTCACTGACCCTG AGATGAGGAGCAAGTTTGACCAGGGAGAGGACCCTCTGGACCCTGAGAGCCAGCAGGGTGGCTCCACCCACTTTCATGCCTGGGATGGCTTCCAGGGCTTCAACCCTTTTGGCTCAGGGCCCTTCACTTTCAAGTTCAACTTCAACTGA